In Candidatus Falkowbacteria bacterium, the genomic window AACAAATTTTTCAAAAATATGTCGCCTAACTCCTTTTATGCGAAGTTATTGAAGTTCGCATAAAGGTTGTGCTATAATTAGAGCATAAAAGGAGTTGAATGGCCCTCTTTTAGCTATTCATATATACCCTATGATTATAACAGATCAGAAAATAAAATCAAAGCAGTTGGATACGTTATTAAATTTAAAAAATCAGCTTAAATTGCGAAACTATTCTCCAAAAACATGTAGTGCATACATTAATATAAATATGCGTTTCTTGGAGTGGCTTGGTAAGTCTCCAAAGGTTGTAAATAACAATGACATAAAGAGATATTTAGAGGATTTACGCCATCGTGGTGCTAGCGCTTCTACTTTGAGTGTTAATTTAAATGCACTAAAATTTTATTATCAGAAAGTATTAAAACGAAAGTTTTTTGTTGATATTAAACACCCAAAAAAACCGCAGACATTGCCAGTTGTATTAAATTTAGGTGAAGTTTCTATCCTGTTAAATGCTGTGACTAATCAAAAGCATCGTTTGGCTTTAAGTTTAATGTATGGTAGCGGTTTAAGAGTGGCGGAAGTAGTGAAACTAAAAGTTAAAGATTTGGATTTTGAACGAAAAACAATTCACATTAAGTCAGGAAAGGGAAACAAAGATAGGATTACGATCTTATCACCCAAACTTGTTAGGGTATTGAAGGTTTTTTTGATAAATAAACAAGCCGAGGATTACGTCATTGCCGGTAGGCATGAGAGAGCGCTTTCAACTCGATCATTACAAAAAGTTTTTGCGCAAGCATTGAAAAATTGTCAAGTTAAGAAGTCCGCAACGTGTCATAGCTTGCGCCATTCGTTCGCCACTCATTTACTGGAAAATGGAACTGATATTCGGTATATTCAAAAATTATTGGGGCATAAAAAATTGGAAACTACACAGATTTACACTCAAGTAACCAATAAGGCGTTGGAGAATTTAATTAGTCCGTTAGATTTAATTTAGTCAAAATGAATCTCAATAAATTACAAAATAAAGGTATATTAATGTGCGCTAAGTACGCTTTCATGCCGAACAAACTTCAATACTGCGGTGGTGATCAGAACTCCGCTCTTTTTGAATTGACCGTAACCAATGATTCTCATTCCAGCTTGAATCATGCTTTGACTGAATTTGAAACACTCTATCCTTATTTAAAATTAATTGCTAAATCAAATAATATTCGTGATCCGTTTGATTATCGTGTAGTTGAGGCTTATTGGATTGGTAATGATTTGCTTAAAAATGTGAAGATGAAAGGTTTATATAATCATTTTGTGGATCATTTGCATTTGAAAAAGAAATTAACTTCTCGGCAGTTTGAATTGATGGTTGGTAAAATTCCAGCTGGTGCTTTACCGCATCATAGTTTTCACGTGTTTAACATTTGGTTGCGAACCGGAAAAGCGGCTATGGCGCACACAGTTGAAACCATGGATCAGTGTCGAATTTCTTGGGGAAAAATTGTTAAAATTAAAGATTCTGAATTGGTTGTCAATTCTCCATGTTTAACTCTTGATAATTACCAATTACAAATTACGAATTACGAATTACAAAATATAGTTTACAAAATGCTCGACGAATCATTTATAAAAAATCCCCAAATCGGAGATTGGATTTCCTTTCACTGGGGTTGGGCGTGTGATAAATTAACAAAAGCTCAAGTAAAAAATTTAGAAAAGTATACTTTGCATAACCTTAAGCTTGCTCAGTAAGAGTGGTATACACACTTAGAATAACTGGCTACGAGAACTTAATTTTTTTTGTTTAATTTTACACAATACTACTGTTTGGTGTTCAATTGCTTTACACTAAACCTTGACAAGGTGTTAAAAATGTGCTATACTGTAAGTGTCTGAATATTGAAGTTAAATTGCGGAGGATGCTATGCATTATTGGACAGCAATTTTCATCGGTTTGTTCCTACTCGTTGGCTTTGGCCTTTACACAGTAGTAGCAACCTATTCGGAGAGTGAGTATCGTGAGTACGTTTCCGCAATTCACAGTGCGGAAGACGTGGCTGATAAGGCTGTGTCAAAGAAGTGTTCCAAGGGAGATCGCAGTTGTCGAGATTACGTTTACTCGAAGGTTTTTTCTTCAGAGTCGGCGGACATTCATCTCGGGACCTGGGCAGGTCTTGGAGAGTCGATTGTGACTGATCGTACCCCGGAGGGAGGGCTAACTGAGAAAACCGTTCTCTATTGGTTTTGTGTAATTGGTTCTGCCTTCATGTTGATGATGGGAATTGCGAGTTTCGGGGTCATACAGATGATTCGTTCTCCGGCGGAGGAGTCAGTAAGCTAAGTATTACATCAAGGACGTTTCGAGCATCTTCGGAGCGTCTTTTTTGTTGGATGAAAAATACACTATTCACAATCTAAAACTTGGAAACTAAAAAATAGGCTTTTTCATGAGCCTATTGTATTATTTATTTTTGTTTTTCCTTGTTTGTTACATTTTAAGTAGTGTTCCAACAAAATACGATACCACAATAACAAATACCGCTATAAATAAATGTTCAGCAACAACATTGATGGCCTTTTTTTTATTTGTTTTGGCAATATAAAAGCTGAATAAACTAATAGCAACAAGTGCCCAAACTATACTAATTATCACAGCAGTTGTTAGTGTGAATAATAATATTGGGATTATAAAAGTTAGTGCAAAAATAAATTTTGTTGCCAGGGTTGAAATAGTTGCAGTCCA contains:
- a CDS encoding tyrosine-type recombinase/integrase, which gives rise to MIITDQKIKSKQLDTLLNLKNQLKLRNYSPKTCSAYININMRFLEWLGKSPKVVNNNDIKRYLEDLRHRGASASTLSVNLNALKFYYQKVLKRKFFVDIKHPKKPQTLPVVLNLGEVSILLNAVTNQKHRLALSLMYGSGLRVAEVVKLKVKDLDFERKTIHIKSGKGNKDRITILSPKLVRVLKVFLINKQAEDYVIAGRHERALSTRSLQKVFAQALKNCQVKKSATCHSLRHSFATHLLENGTDIRYIQKLLGHKKLETTQIYTQVTNKALENLISPLDLI